In a genomic window of Bradyrhizobium sp. LLZ17:
- a CDS encoding 2-hydroxyacid dehydrogenase, with translation MTVLYKANMVRGAEWARFFAERAPDLPFRLWPDIGDPAEVRYLVAWVPPDDIAATFPNLELVFSVGAGVDQFDTTKVPPHIPLVRMLEPGIAETMVEYVTMSVLALHRDLLHFISQQKAQIWREIRITPAKRRRVGVMGLGQLGQAVLERLKAFEFPLLGWNRSPRDIEGVACYAGAETLPKFLAQADILVSLLPLTDDTRGILNADLFARLPRGASLVNVGRGPHLVEADFLAALDSGALSGAVLDVAEPEPLPAGHPFWSHPRILLTPHNASMTTPDTAVDYVLDVIARHRRGEELPGRVDRSRGY, from the coding sequence TTCTCTACAAGGCCAACATGGTGCGCGGCGCGGAGTGGGCGCGCTTCTTCGCGGAGCGCGCGCCCGACCTGCCGTTCCGGCTCTGGCCCGACATCGGCGATCCCGCGGAGGTGCGCTACCTGGTGGCGTGGGTGCCGCCGGATGACATCGCGGCGACCTTTCCCAATCTCGAGCTGGTCTTCTCGGTCGGCGCCGGCGTCGATCAGTTCGACACCACGAAAGTTCCGCCCCACATCCCGCTTGTCCGGATGCTGGAGCCGGGCATTGCCGAGACGATGGTGGAATACGTCACCATGTCCGTGCTGGCGCTGCACCGCGATCTCCTGCACTTCATCAGCCAGCAGAAGGCGCAGATCTGGCGCGAGATCCGGATCACGCCGGCGAAGCGTCGGCGCGTCGGCGTCATGGGGCTCGGGCAGCTCGGCCAGGCCGTGCTCGAACGCCTCAAGGCGTTCGAGTTTCCGCTTCTCGGCTGGAATCGCTCGCCGCGCGATATCGAAGGCGTTGCTTGCTATGCCGGCGCGGAGACACTCCCAAAATTTCTCGCGCAGGCTGACATTCTGGTGTCCCTGCTGCCGCTGACCGACGACACTCGCGGTATCCTCAACGCGGACCTGTTCGCGCGGCTGCCGCGCGGTGCCTCTCTCGTTAACGTCGGCCGTGGCCCGCATCTGGTCGAAGCGGATTTCCTCGCCGCGCTCGATAGTGGCGCGCTTTCAGGTGCGGTGCTCGACGTCGCCGAACCCGAGCCGCTGCCCGCCGGTCATCCCTTCTGGAGCCACCCGCGCATCCTGCTGACCCCGCACAATGCCAGCATGACGACGCCGGATACGGCGGTCGATTACGTGCTCGACGTCATCGCACGGCACCGCCGCGGCGAAGAGCTGCCGGGGCGTGTCGATCGTAGTCGAGGCTACTGA